tcatgcaagaTCTCTAGCTTCTCTTGAAGAAACTTTGGTATTTAACACTGAGTACAAAGGGGTTGAGTTTCTGTAACATATGGGTAACAGGTCTATTCACCTGGTAGTGATTCCATCAGCTCTGGATACCAGCAGGTTTTCTCGTAGAACACATTGCAGGAGGGGAAGCAGGTTTTACACTCGACCATTCCATGGTTAAgtattgctgtgctcacctttttGAAGGCCAAGAATGTCATATTACATTTTTCAGCTTTTGTTGATTTAGGCTTGCATTCTGTGGCCAGAAAAGCCTTTGGGCCAAATGTTTATAAAGACAGAGAGCCCAAGCCTATTAGTGCTTCTGTACCGAGTGTTTTCTGGAATACCTATGAGAAAAACAAGTGGACTGAAATATTCTTATAACAGATTAAATCTCAAACAAATGCCTAAACCTCTCCCTACCCTCTCATTACTCCTATTCTTAGGTAGGTAATtccatgcttaaaaaaaaagtttcactgagatataattcacataccatgagATTCACCctttcaaagtgtacaattcagtgatattTAGCATATTCATGGAGCTGTACGTTGATTACCATGatttaattccagaatatttttatcatactGGAAAGAAATCCCATGAATTGGCGGTCACTTCTCAATCTCCCACCTTTCTCCAACTCTTGGCAACCACtaagctactttctgtctctatggatttgtctgttctggatatttcGAAGAAAGGGAATCACACACTGTTCATcttttcgtgtctggcttcttccactcagtATCATggtttcaaagttcatccatgtggcAGCAGGGAGCAGAACTTCCTTCAGCCTTTTTGTGGTTGAATAATATCGTATGGTCTACACCCTTCACCCTGAAGGACAAATATCCCATTTGCTATTGTAGTTTTATTATTGCAAACTAGGAGATACCGAATAACAGAATGTCTCTGTTGTCTAGTTACTCTTCAGGTGATTATGTCAAAAGCAAGATGGTGGTTTTCACGGGAATTTTCCCTAACTTGGCCGGATAGGTGTATTCACTGAGTTTGGCTCCTGGCAGGTTCTGGGGAATGTGGCAGCCCGAGATGCTGGAAATCAGATGTGTAGTAGAGACAGCCACGGGCCTCTTCCATGGGTGGCAGTGAAAAATCTTGGCTTAAAATTCTCAAAGCTAGGAATGGTCTCTGACAGACTTTATGAGGGGAGTCTGGGCTTGATTAAGTgtataatcattcattcattcattcactcatttatcaaAGGTCCAGAGATGTTTCTTGAGGAAACATTAGCCCTGCTTGATGGCCTTGATTGAAGGCGGGAAATTCTCCTTCTGGGCTAGTCTGGTCTACAGCAATAGCTTCAATGTCTACACGATGCCATGGAAATAACAGACTCACTGCATGTCAGTTGCCTCCAGGAAGGCAAGGACAAGGGTCTTCAGATTGGTTGGAAAGAAGAGGCATCCTCAGGAGGGCTGGAATAAAAGGAGATTCAGGGACAtgcaggagaaagggagaaatatgGTATTGGCTAGAAAAAGAAACTACTGTCTCCATTCTTATAGCGTTCTCTGGTCTGTGAGTCTTGACAATAGGCAAGGccacctggcacacagctgggAGGGCCTGGAATCTGTGGGGTTCTCCTTGCACGTTGGAGTTGCTGCCTTGGGAAGGTGAGCTGGGGCCTTAAAGAAACCCGAGTGGTCACATTCCATGCGTGGGCAGCCACCGTGAGCAGGGTGATGAGCATGCCTAGTACTCAGAATTTGGCAGCGTGAGGGAATAGGATCTTGCCAGCTTTCTAGAGCACCCACTGAATTACAGCTAATGTTCAGTTTTATGTTAATTAACTCATAATCAGCATAACTCTAAGCCAGGTGTGTTTGCAGTGTATTTGTGTGTGGGAAGAACATTATCTGGCTTAGTTTTAGATCTTCGTTAAGTACGAGCCAAACTAAACCAATTTGCTTGATCATGAAACTCTTTACTTTGTGCCAGCCATGGCGGCATAGTGGCTGGATTCCAGGGGCTGTATCGAGAATGGAAACATTTCTGTTTGCTGTGCAATGAGCACTAGGAGGTAGGCACCCTTGGAAATCCTAAGTGGAGTGGTGAGCAGTGGCCCTGTCTTTTGAGGGCACAGAGCAATGCAGACAATAGTATTTTCATTATGAGAAGCCTGGTggagtgtgtgagtgtggggtCCCCACCAGGCCCTCACAGTCCTGGGAATGCCTTTGAACTGTGTCGAGAGTAACACTGGCACATTGCTATGACATTTCTAGAAAGAtgtattatgggctgaattgtgtccccacaaaatttgtatgttgaagtcctagtcCCCAATACCTCCAAATCCTTCGAAGAGTTTAAAGTTAAGTTAAAATGCggctgttagggtgggccctaatccaatatgatgactggtgtctttatagaaagagatgaggacacagagacacacagcagaaagaccatgtgaagacacagggagaagacagccatgtaCACGCCAAGGAGAGAAGCGTCAGAAGAAACCCACCCTGTTGATACTTTGATCTTCTGGCCTCTGGAACAGTGAGAAAATacctttctgttgtttaagcccccagccGGTGGTTTGCTACGGCAGCGCTGGCAGGCGAATAGAGATGACACAGTCATCCGGGAAGGCAGGGGAAGTGGGATCCTGTGAGGTTTTCTGAAGTAATTGGGTTGGGTAAAGATACTGAAAGCAATATCTTTGCCCAAAACAAAGATTAAGACattgactttgtttttgtttttttgttgtttatatctagagagggagggaggaaaggcgCAGATTTGCCAGGACAGTTAGGGAGAAAAGGCCACCAGCCCCAAGCATGCTGGTGGCCTCCAGCCTGGGGGCTCCTGCAGGGGGTGACCCATACCCTAGGGCTCTAGGGAACCCTGGTTTGATTGGAGGGGGCCATCACCTGTGAATAACCCTTGGGCCCTGGCTGAAGGTCACCCTTGAAATCATGAAGGGGGGCATGTATGGGACAGCGAGCAATGGTCTTGTCCAGAGTAGGGGGCATATTAGACTGAGCTTGCTTTTAGGATTGCTGACTCTTCCTCTAGGTACCACTTGGAGTCAGCCGAGCCCCCGAAGCTGGAGCCCTGCAGAAGATCAGGGGGCGCCTTTCACAGAGGCCAGGAGTTGTGCCCAGTGCCCTAGGCCTGGGACCTCCGAGCCAAACCCTTAAATATCATCACAAAGCCAAGGCAAAGAGTTTCCACAATGTACTTCAGGGAACAcgctatctgtgtgaccttggaccagtGACAGAATGTCTCTGGGTATCAGGTTCCTAAAATGGGGACCTTATGAGGATCAGACAAAGCCACATATGCCAAGTACTGGGCACGGAGCCTGGCACATGATACACCTTCAAAAACTGTACTCAAGTGTGAGAAAACGCTACAGACAAGATCCCTAACGGCACACTGGCTGGGAGGGTACATACCATTTACGGAATTAAAAAGAATAGTTACTGATCTCtttctcattataaaagtaatagtTGCTCACTgtaaaatttctggaaaatataacaacaatacagaggaaaataaaaatcatctgttATTCACCACCCAGCAATAAAGGCCTCTGTAtttctggtatttttattttctgtgtatttctatgttttatttctttctttggaaaaagaaGGATACATTGCCCTTATAGGTTCATACTCtgattttcacttaaaattgCATTATACACACTTCCTCATGTAAAGAACAATTCTTCTAAAGCATGCTTTTTAGTTGCTGTGTGGTATTCTATTGCATGAAAGcactataattaaaaaaattttaaattctggctcattataatttttaaatcaaattgatgGGCCATCTGTGGCTCTAAGGGTCAGATCTTAGAAGGGAGTGTTAGCAAATTCCCTGGCGGAAGCAAAAAGACTGTTGTCATTTGACTGGTAGGATCCTACGAATCTGAGCACACGTTACAAGAAATTTCTGTAGCACCAGCCACGTTCTAGAGGCTCATCAAAAAGGTGCTGGGGAAGCATGGGTGTATTTGGACCAATTAAATGTGGGGACCTGGGAAGAAGGTAAGGAGTAGCTGCCCAGGGTGGTAAATTGGCTGCAAGGCACCAGTGTGAGGTCTACTGCTTATCTGCCTGGATACACCTCAGAAGGGAGTGAGCCAGAACCAAACGCGACGAGCCCCGGCCTGTCTGAGAACTTGAAAACACTTACATGGCTTGCAATGTTTGTAAAAACTAATGGCTTTATTGCAAAATCCTTCACTGCTTTCTCCTGGCAGCTGTAGGGCAGGCCCTGGAGGAAGAGTCTCAAGGGAGGCCTCCAGCCTGTGGCCACGATAGTTTCCTCAACCTGAATCCAGCCACTGCCTGTGGGGGCCTTGCGTTCATGGGTGTGGACAGCCAGACCCACATGTCCAAGCTCTCTCCAAGACCCCTTCCCCACGTGGCCACCCCTTTGCTACCTCTGGCCATTGAGGTGTGTCCATCTGTGGTCCTCCATGGAAGGTCGGGCAGATAAGAGGCCTGTGCAGGCCCTAGAAGGTGGCTTGGGACCATTTGGCCAGAGAATTCCAACATCCTTAGTACCTGGAATGTGGTCTAGGAAGAGGGGCAGAGTGGCTCTGAatggaggcctggaaggggaCCTTTAAAGCCCACAGTGAGGGCAGGGGCCTGCGTCTGAGGGCTGTGCGGAGAAGCCAGTgtctcaggcagagggagcagtgtgGTCCGGGGGTGCGAGGGCCTCAGAGGCCTAACTTCCTGCCCCATCTGGCCTTGTCTTGGAAATTGTGGGCAATTTCTACTGAGCAAGTCATTCCGTTGAAAGTTTAAGGCAAGTAGGGGCCCTGGGGGAAGGTGTTGCAGCAGGGGTTTGAAACTTCCTCAGAGAGAGTTTCCCCGGGGAGACAACTGACTCTGCTTGGCTCTGAGGGGAGCTCCTGGCCAGCCTCACCACTGCCTGCGGGGGCTTGATTCTGCTGACTGGCCCAGGCGGGCGGATTGTGCTCTGAGAGCAGGAGAGGCAGCATTTAGGCCTAAATCAAGAGAAGGGGAAGACTCGCCACCCCTAAGCCCCACACCCGAGGCTCCTGGGCTTCCCCAAAGTCTTGGCCAGGGTTAGCAGACACGACTTGGGCCTCTAGGTCCTTGTTTCTTAGAGTGTGGCCTGAGGACCGACAGCAtcgcatcccctgggagcttgcaGAAATGCAGAACCTTGGAGCCCACCTCAGACTTGTGGTCTCAGAACCTGCACTTTGACAAGGTCGTCAGGTGACTCGTGTGCATATCGGAGTTTGAGAAGCGCTGGGTTAGTGGGCTGGGTATCACTCTGGGTTTAGAAGAATCTCTCATGAAGAGTGGGCCTCCGAAGTCAGCTGGGCCTCCTGCTTGGCAGACAGCAAGAGTAAACCACCCCCTTACCCCTCCACTGCCATTCATCCCTAGAgctcccacctctctcctccttctggagaGTTCCCAGGGTATGTCCCAGGCAGGTGCTGGGTCTCCCCAACAGCTCTGGGAGTATTTCAGGGCTGGGcaggcttctctttcttttgcatcTTCCTGGAGAGCAGTGGAGCTCTGTGTGCAATCTCGAGATCAGCAGCAttacctgggaatttgttagaaatgcagattctcaggtcccaccctcTGGAGTCAggaactctggggtggggcccagcaacctGTGTTGGACAAGCCTCCAGGGGTTGCGAGCAAAGCTCAAGTATGAGAACCACGAGGGCCTTGTTCCAGTAAGGTCCACAAAACCAGCACAGCATCATCAAGGAGCTCATGAGAAACGCAGactcttgggccccaccccagggctaTGAGTCGAGACCTGCAGATTGGTGAGCACATGCGAGTTTGAGGAGTGCTGCTCCAGGGCAAGAAAGGGGCGCTGACTCTCAAGGAAGGGACAGCTGTACAGAAGCAGAGGTGTACCACGTGGCCCAGGCGTGTGCAATGGAAGGTGTGGCTTCCTGGAGAACAGGGGTTGGGCCGAGGATGAAAATGTAAGGTTAATGCAGGATGAGCTAAATCCTTGGGGAGGAGTTTCGAGGAGCCAGAGAGGCACTCACCTGTCTCAGGTACAAATGAACCATAGGATGCTCAGGTCAACGTGAGGTCCGAGTCTGAGCCCGGGGAAGCTCAGGTTCTGGCCGGGATTAAGCCTCCCACTAGGATGCGAAGCAGTATAGACCCAAATTTCCTTCCAAAGGCAGAGGACGCTTTTTTGGTCTCAGCCTCAGcgggagaaggaaaaacaaaggtgaCACCTGACGATTCTCAGGAAGAACCCTCTGTGAGGGTCAGACATGGTTACTATATGTTGGTCattttaaactgattttaaattttttagtaaaaattCCTTTAGCTCAACTCACAGGAGTTGGAAGTAACGGGAACACAGGGGCCTGAGAAAAATACAGATGGATTTTGTTCTCTTTAGCCCTCAAAATACCTATGCTTTGAATGACTGAAGTCTTCTCCATGGGCTACTTTTGAGAAATTATGATTGGCAGATAAcgaagagtttatttttaaatagttagaaGTATGGCCAAAAAGGCAGCCTGAAAATGGTTCTAGAAGTTTTTATGTTAAGGATTAACTTTTGAGTAATTCTTTTAAGACTTTATGTATGTCATTTGTTTTAGTAGTTTTCTGAATGATGGGGTTTCAAGGTGTTGAGTTTCACCTTTTCGTTTTTAATTCTAAGTTGATCCTCTGATGACTGCGGGATATTGGCATTTGCtaaggaattaataaatattgtgaTTTCAACTACTGTCACCTCTGATGATTACTTCCTGCCGTTGGTAAATTTCAGCTGCAGAAGAAGAAAACCTCTGCCCAGGACACCGAGAGCTTCTCAGGCTAGGGCCTCAGGCTTGGGAAGAAGGCAGGAACCGTGTAGAATGAGGAGAAAGATGGTGACAAATGAGAGCGGCCTCCTGGACCGACGTGTTGTTGAATTTCAATCCAGAGAGTGATTGTCACTGGGGCTCCCAGGGTCTGGAGATCTTTATAACCTGATTTCGGGGGGCAGGCTTAAAGTAGGTACTTTAGAGCTTGTTAAGTTTCATTTTAATCAAGAAAATCCCCTATTTCAAATTCCAGGACAGAAAGAAGTTTCCAGAGTACAAGGACTGTCTTCCTCTGCTGCAATAGTGGCTTGGCCGTTGACCTAGTGCCAAGCACACTTAGGTACTTGCGGAAAATCGAGGAAAAAAGGACAGGGCAGCAGAGATCAGCTGGCGTGTGGCTGGGAGTAAGGCGGAGGGCAGTGTCAGGAGGGGGGACGTGAAACATTGGCCATCAGAGGCGGTGTGGGGACTGAAGGGGCCACTCTGCTCAGATTAACCCCCAAATTGACCTTGCCAACCCAGGGCTCCACAGTGAATACAACTGCGAACTCCATGGAAGATGCTCATCTTAGCTCCTGTTTAATTTTAGTCAGATactaacatttataaattttttatacaACAAAACAAGTACATGCAAAGttacaaatatagaaaatataaagtacaTGCATATTTCAAAGACCACTTTGGATCTTCATACAAAACTATTCAGTGCACGCTGTAAGCCTAAGGACCACGAAAAAGGGTTTCCCACAAATCAGGTTATTTAGTACCTTACAAAAACAGGTAACGCATTAGATACTTCAGATGTTAACTGCTCTAACCAAAATGTCTAGGTTTGtcatatgcaatatatatatatatatattttttttccatagaaTACCTGCACAGTGCAAGCCAATAACATTGCAGAATAGTAATATATATCTGCGAGGTGACAATATTGAACATCCAGGGAATAATTTTACTTTACTTAAATAACAGTAACAAAACTTTTTCCCCCCTAAGTGGATCATATTTCTGTCATCTCCaacctaagattttttttttgattcctCCCCTATTCTTTGACTCAAAAGCCAATTACAGAAACTAAAGACTGAATCTAATTCTGGTTTTTGATGATCATGAGACAGCAATGAAGAAATGcaagcatttcttttctttgtacactagtcattttcttcattccatAATCCTCTATAACAACGGTGTTTTTACAGCTGCAGCTCCCTCTGTTAAAATCTCCTAGCTTCACCGAAACAACGTCAAAATCATCCAGCTTTCTAAACAAAGATTTGCTCCAGTGTCCagaagtaatttaattttttactgtCTTAATTATCTATAGTTTAATTATTTATAGTTTACTAAAGAAAGGAATGCCACATGTAGGTGCTTTAAACATCCAGAACGGGAGCTTGCCTCCAAGGGCACCACTCCCAAATGTTGGATTTTTTTAGTCCCAGAAGCCTAGTTGCGTTCATTCCCTGTGAAAATGTCCTCTGCCCAGAGGTCTAGTGCTGCACGAATACTCACTCTCAATGCAAGAGCTGCTGTGCAGCCCATCCTGCAAAATGCAAACTGTCACAGTTCTCTGTAGACACAGGGCACACGCTCTCCAGCTGGCTGAGCCTGGGCCCAAGAACTAAggatttctagtttttttttttttgaatgggtATCATGTGGCCTCCTTTTAAGTTTGGCAGAAATGCTGTTTAGACAGGAAAACTCAGTCAGGTTTTCTTAAAACGGATGAGAAAATTTCTTCGAATTGCTACAAAATCACTGCTAAGATGAGGCATTAGTGTACTGAGCTTTAGCTGGAAGAAGGAGCTGGAAGTATTTAGGTAAAGGTATTTGAAGGCTGTTTTGAGAACTGTTTTACCCTCAATCTGTTGCACTAGACAAAAAGATAAGCCTAGCTCAACCAATGATTATTTGCTGTTACCCTCTTCCCAGCCCAGCACTGGCCCACGAAGGACTCATTCAAACAGGGCTTGAATAAATAGCATCCGGGGTCTGCTCTGCATTCCCCAGTGCCCATCAGTGCCAAGCGTATTAGCCTACgggtgagaagagagaagcaaggaGACACCACCACTGAAAGGGCCGCAGGTAGACAGCCCTTCCCCAACCCGGTAAAGAAAGATTGAGAAGATGGTGAAACAGGAAGGCCATCCTCATCCCACTAtcaggaaaatgaggaaagagatgaGGAGGACCACAGGCGGGGAGGAGAAGAGGACCACGCTCGCCCCTCTTTGTTGAAAAGCCTCGTACTCTTTCTGGTACTGGGTGATGCACATCTGCTCCACCACGCGCTCCATGATCTTGACGTCGGTCTCGGTGAAGTTCTCCcccttggtggtggtggtgaccgTGTGCTGCTTGACCGTGATGTTGACGCAGTCGTGCACAAAGTTGTTCTGGTTGCTGTACTCACTTACCGGCCTGTAGTACACTTGGTTGGGGTAACGGTACATGTTTTCACGATAGTAACGGTCCTCATAGTCATTGCCAAAATGAATGAGGGGTCTGCTCATGGCACTCCCCAGCATGTAGCCGCCGAGGCCCCCAACCACTGCCCCAGCTGCCGCAGCTCCTGCCACATGCTTCATGTTGGTTTTTGGCTTACTGGGCTTGTTCCACTGACCATGGGAGCCACCTTGACCCCAGCCTCCACCACCATGGGGCTGTCCCCAACCACCACCATGCGGCTGACCCCAGCCACcaccatggggctgaccccaacCACCACCATGGGGTTGACCCCAGCCGCCACCGCCCTGGGGTGGGTAGCGGTTGCCTCCAGGACTGCCCTGCCCGGGGTATCGGCTCCCCCCAGTGTTCCATCCTCCAGGCTTCGGTCGCTTCTTGCAGAGCCCCACGTCACTCCATGTGGCCACAAAGAGAACCAGAATCCAGCCGCCTACGTGGCTTTTCACCATGATgacttatctgcaaaatgaagagggTGTCAGTGTCCTACGTTTACAGTGAGACCACTTCACGTTGGCTGCATAAGGAATGAACACACAGCAGTGGCATCAGCACCTGGTCATAAAGGCATGTCACACTCTGCACTTCTCTGCAGCACTCATGACAGAAGAGTCGTAAGGAGAAGGTTAACAcaactctttctccttctctaagGACAAACTggatcttaaaataatttctggcTCTGTTTCCTGGAAACTTGATAAAGGTGGAACGCCACCAATGTTGCTTATGGTAAAAATAACCTCTGATTGATACATTGCACCTGGACTGGAAGGAGCTGTAAACACCTTGGGGGGCTTGCCACGGCTTCCAGCTTCTTGAGAACCGTGATTATTGCAACCAGGCACGTCCTTGCAGGGACCCTGGAAGCTGTGCCCATTGGGCTGTCAAAAGGGATACCAGTTCCGGGGGGGGCCTGGGGCTTCTACGCCGGGGGGACCCATGACCCACCAATGTGGATCTCAGTCCCTTGCACCTGAGCATTCACTCACGGAGGGTGGGGTGGAGACAAGTCCCTGGCTGCGGGTGGACTGCCCTGAGGACACTGGTGTGGCCCCTGTGGAAGCCTCGTGAGTCTAATGTCGTTAGGAAGACCCCGAGACGGGCGCTGTGGTAATGAGAGAACTTTCCAAACAGCCTGctcctgtcttcctttctcaGCGGACGGAAGCAGGGGACGAGTCTCTTGTTTGCTGCCGTCTCCTCAGGGGctagagcagggcctggcaccgGGCAGGCCCACAAAAGATACTTGTTAAGTGAAGGAGTTAATATCCCCTGAACAGATAAATGCCGGTAAGAATTTCCTCAAAGGaacacaatttttttcaaaacaggaAACACGCAGGATTTTGCAAGCCCACTTataaattcatctttttctctataGACAAACAGACAAATGGGGCTGCCCAACGTGGGGTAAGAATGGCTATGTCACAAGAGGTGCAGTTACTCACTCAGTTTTAGTTCAGCATTTAATGGTTTATGAATGACTTGTTTTCTCCTAAGTTTTGGTACAAAAGAAACATATCTTATATAAAAGGGCTAGCATAGTCtaggaataaacaaacaaatcaagTACCCAGGATGATAATTTATGCCCCTCTGCAGAGTGTacattcatcaaattaaaaaatctcCTTTCTGACTGAAGATCTCACATGCCCTGGGCACTCAGTTCCAAGGGCAGAGATCAAAGacacatagtgaaatgatt
The Equus przewalskii isolate Varuska chromosome 21, EquPr2, whole genome shotgun sequence DNA segment above includes these coding regions:
- the PRNP gene encoding major prion protein translates to MVKSHVGGWILVLFVATWSDVGLCKKRPKPGGWNTGGSRYPGQGSPGGNRYPPQGGGGWGQPHGGGWGQPHGGGWGQPHGGGWGQPHGGGGWGQGGSHGQWNKPSKPKTNMKHVAGAAAAGAVVGGLGGYMLGSAMSRPLIHFGNDYEDRYYRENMYRYPNQVYYRPVSEYSNQNNFVHDCVNITVKQHTVTTTTKGENFTETDVKIMERVVEQMCITQYQKEYEAFQQRGASVVLFSSPPVVLLISFLIFLIVG